In the genome of uncultured Fibrobacter sp., the window TTCGCGCATGGCGTCGATGTTGAACACATCTTCGCCATAGAAATCCACATTCACCGGACCGGCCGGCTTGACGGGCGCGGTAGGGGCCTTTGCGATTTCGTTGATGGTCTTTTTGCGGTAGCTTACGCTCATTTTGAACCTCTTTTTTGCCGTTTTACGGCTGTTTTTTAATTTATGGAAGGAAATTAGGAATAAAAACGGGGGTTGGCACCCGAAATTTACAGGTTTTGAAACAAAATATTTTACAATATTGTAAAATTATACTAGATTATTACAAAAATGTAAAACAATATGACCGAATCCGAAGAAATAGAACGGCTGAAAGCCGAAATCAAGGCACTGCGCAATATCATCGACGAAAAACCCGGCAAGATGGTCGGCAACAGCGGCGAAATGCGCGAGGTCTACAAGCAAATTAAGAAGTGCGCCAAGAACGACGCACAAGTGCTTATCTATGGCAACGATGGCACGGGCAAGGAACTCACCGCCCACACCATCGCAGAACTTTCCGCCCGCAAGGAACACCCCTTTGTCGTAATGGGTTGCGCAAACCTGAGCGAAGGCTTCGGCAACCCGGCGAACACATTCGAAAGCGAACTCTTTGGCTACGAACGCGGTGCATTCATCGGCGCAAACAGCCGCCACTTGGGCAAAGCCGAAGTGGCGAACGGCGGCACGCTATTTCTGGACGACGTCTCGGCGCTCAGCCCGAAGAACCAGGAGATTTTGCTGCGGTTCATGCAAGACCAGAGCTTTTACCGCCAAGGCGGCAATATTCGCCTACACAGCGATGTACGCCTGATTGCGGCATCTAGCAAGAATCTCGAAAGTCTGATGCAGCAAAAGCTTTTCCGCGAAGACTTATTCTACCGCCTGAACATCGTGCAAATCTCGCTCCCCGACTTGGCGCAGCGCAAGAGTGACATTTTGCTTTT includes:
- a CDS encoding sigma 54-interacting transcriptional regulator, which encodes MTESEEIERLKAEIKALRNIIDEKPGKMVGNSGEMREVYKQIKKCAKNDAQVLIYGNDGTGKELTAHTIAELSARKEHPFVVMGCANLSEGFGNPANTFESELFGYERGAFIGANSRHLGKAEVANGGTLFLDDVSALSPKNQEILLRFMQDQSFYRQGGNIRLHSDVRLIAASSKNLESLMQQKLFREDLFYRLNIVQISLPDLAQRKSDILLLAEHFISQVNLKYGTHVVRLSTPAIDMLMSYHWPGNVQELENCIERAALATSDDCIHSHNLPPTLQTDESARKPMLPNQIAPLSTLMDTYEKEILSEALKRNGGNMSAAARDLSISPRVMHYKVHRLKINISG